One Erpetoichthys calabaricus chromosome 8, fErpCal1.3, whole genome shotgun sequence DNA segment encodes these proteins:
- the umps gene encoding uridine 5'-monophosphate synthase, which translates to MMDIEKLILQLYDIQAVKFGKFQLKSGISSPIYFDLRVIVSHPTLMNQVSSLMFQCSRDAGLKYDLLCGVPYTALPLATVISSSNNVPMLIRRKEAKDYGTKQIIEGDYKKGETCLVIEDVVTSGSSVLETVEVLKKEGLKVTDAIVLMDREQGGKAKLEELGIQLHCVCTLTKLLDVLHKNGKIQAEILQDVHQFIRENNTFVSPEKQSVTSAKKTCKELSYGARAELVDIHPVAAKLLRIMEKKKTNLCLSADVTSSKELLHLADTLGPHICILKTHIDILHDFQSIVTSELNALADKHEFLIFEDRKFADIGNTVKHQYEEGLYRISSWSHIVNAHVVPGPGVVKGLREVGLPLNRGCLLIAEMSSQGSLAVGDYSKAAVKMAEEYSNFVFGFISVSKMTNNPKFLHMTPGVQMQLSGDNLGQQYLTPEEVIDKKRSDIIIVGRGILTAPGRLEAAQAYKTAGWEAYLKRLTKAPSSED; encoded by the exons ATGATGGATATCGAGAAATTGATTTTGCAGCTTTATGATATACAAGCGGTGAAGTTTGGCAAGTTCCAGTTAAAGAGCGGCATTTCTTCTCCGATATACTTTGATCTTAGGGTGATCGTCTCCCATCCAACTTTGATGAACCAG gtttCCAGTCTGATGTTTCAGTGCTCAAGGGATGCTGGTTTGAAATACGATTTATTATGTGGTGTTCCGTATACCGCCCTGCCACTGGCCACCGTCATCTCTTCTTCCAATAATGTGCCGATGCTTATTCGGAGAAAAGAAGCCAAAGATTATG gtaCCAAACAGATTATTGAAGGTGATTACAAGAAAGGAGAAACTTGTTTAGTTATTGAGGATGTGGTCACCAGTGGATCCAGTGTCTTGGAGACAGTTGAAGTTCTGAAGAAGGAAGGACTAAAGGTCACAGATGCTATTGTCCTGATGGATAGAGAACAGGGAGGCAAAGCCAAATTGGAGGAATTGGGAATCCAACTTCATTGTGTTTGCACCTTAACAAAACTTTTAGATGTTCttcacaaaaatggaaaaatacaagCTGAAATACTACAGGATGTTCACCAATTTATTAGAGAGAATAATACTTTTGTTAGCCCTGAGAAACAGTCTGTCACATCTGCAAAGAAAACTTGTAAAGAATTAAGTTATGGAGCACGTGCTGAACTTGTGGACATTCACCCTGTTGCTGCAAAACTTTTGAGGATaatggaaaagaagaagacaaatctTTGCCTATCTGCTGATGTGACTTCATCGAAAGAGCTTCTTCACCTTGCAGACACTTTAGGCCCTCATATTTGTATCCTTAAGACTCACATTGATATATTGCATGATTTTCAGTCCATTGTTACTTCAGAGCTTAATGCACTGGCAGATAAGCatgagtttttgatttttgaagatCGGAAATTTGCAGACATTGGAAACACTGTTAAACATCAGTATGAAG AGGGTTTGTATCGGATTTCCTCTTGGTCTCACATTGTAAATGCACACGTGGTCCCTGGTCCTGGAGTTGTGAAAGGTTTAAGAGAAGTTGGGCTTCCCCTTAATAGAGGATGTTTGCTTATTGCTGAAATGAGCTCTCAGGGATCCTTAGCTGTAGGTGACTACAGCAAAGCAGCT gTTAAAATGGCTGAGGAATATTCCAACTTTGTTTTTGGCTTTATCTCTGTTTCAAAGATGACAAATAACCCAAAGTTTCTCCATATGACTCCTGGGGTTCAGATGCAGTTAAGCG GAGACAATCTGGGTCAACAGTATCTGACACCAGAAGAAGTGATTGATAAAAAGAGGTCAGATATCATCATTGTAGGAAGAGGCATTTTAACAGCACCAGGTCGACTGGAGGCAGCGCAGGCCTATAAAACAGCAGGCTGGGAGGCTTATCTTAAAAGGCTTACAAAGGCTCCTTCATCAGAAGACTGA